A portion of the Acidobacteriota bacterium genome contains these proteins:
- a CDS encoding DUF3883 domain-containing protein: MTKNELRVSREQADHYHLCRVFEFSRTPRFYRLSGALDVVCRLDAELFKAWVG; this comes from the coding sequence GTGACGAAAAACGAACTTCGAGTGTCACGAGAGCAAGCGGATCACTACCACCTTTGTCGTGTCTTCGAGTTCTCTCGGACGCCTCGGTTCTATCGGCTGAGTGGCGCGCTGGACGTTGTGTGTCGGCTGGACGCGGAGTTGTTCAAGGCGTGGGTGGGGTAG